AATTAGGAGGGGCAGATTCAATAACTGTTCATCTAAGAGAGGATAGAAGGCATATTCAAGATAGGGATGTATTCCTTTTGAAGGAAACTATAAAGACAAAACTCAATCTAGAAATGGCTGCTACAGAAGAAATGTTAGGAATTGCAAGAAAACTTCGACCCCAATATGTAACTCTTGTCCCAGAGAAAAGAGAAGAAGTTACTACTGAGGGCGGGTTGGATTTAAAAAGCAATTTGAAATACTTAAAAAATTTTGTTGAAAACTTAAAAGATTCAAATATTGAGGTTAGTGCATTTATTGATCCAATTTGTGAGCAGATCGGTTACGCCAAAGAAATAGGCTTTGATTTTATAGAATTACATACCGGCAAATATGCTGAATTATCGGGGCATGATCAATATAAAGAGCTGCAAAAGATTATAGAATCGACATATACGGCTAATGACCTTGGATTAGTTGTTAATGCTGGTCATGGACTTAACTACAATAATGTTAAAGAAATAGCATCAATTAACAATATGAACGAGCTAAACATAGGACATAGTATTGTTGCAAGGGCTTTAGCGGTTGGATTAGAAAGGTCTGTTCGTGAAATGAAGTCACTTATTAACTTAACTTAAATTTCAAAATGACAACATATTTTTTCGTCGCGGCAAGTGAAAGATTTTTAACAGTTGAAGAACCTTTGGAAGAGATTTTGAATGAGAGGAAGAGGAACTACAAAGAAAATAGTAAAGAAATAGATTTTTGGCTTTTAAAAAATCCATCTTTTCTCCAAACTGTCCAATTCTCAGATTTAATATCAAAGATCCCATCCCCTCCAGCTGTTGTTTTATCTACGGATAAAAAATTTATAACTTTCTTGAAGCTCCGCTTAGAGTTTGTTGCTGTTGGGGAATTTGAATGTCCTAGTGCAGAAATAAATGATCCATTTAAAGTTGAGTAATATAACTAATTAGTAAATTGCTCAATCTTTATAAGTCAAACAAAATTGAAGTAATTAGTGAGCTCTTAGCAGAAGAATTAAAAATATGTCCTCCTTTCATAACTGAGAAATTAGAAATAGCTGTTCCTAATTATTTTTTGGGTAATTGGTTACATGAACAAATAACTATAAAAAACCAAATAAGTGCACTTTATGAATTGAAAACAATATCAAGTTATACCGAATCATTATTGACAAATTTTTTCCCTGAAAATGATATGAGCTTGTGGAATTTTGAGTCAATAAAATGGGGCGTTATTGATTCCTTGGAAGAACTAAATAGCTTTAAAGAATCATTCCCAATTAGTAATTGGATTAAAAAATATTTGGATAATAAAAAGACAATTGATGGAGATATTTATAATTTGATTAAGAAAATTACAAATAATTTCATTGAATATCTTATTTTCAGACCTGAGATGATTGCTGAATGGAATAGATATGAAATTAATTCATTCAAACTATTTAGGAATTTAAATTCAGATCAATTTTGGCAACCTATTTTATATAAATTACTAGAAAAAAAGATATCTGAAAAACCCTCATGTTTATATATGATTGAGGTGATAAAAAATTTAAAAAAGTTTAAAGATTTTAATAATAAGATACCTAATCAAATTTATATTATTTCCGATAATAATTTATCTAAATTACACATTAATTTTTATTCAGAACTTTCAAAATTCACTAAGGTAAATTTATATTTATTATCTCCGGGAGATAATTTATGGAACAGAATAAATTATCTTGAAGGTGAGTTAGAATTTGATCATAATGAAAGTAAATTTAATTTTAACAATACCAATATAGAGAAAATATTTGGTAAATTTGGAGCAAACTTTCAGAAATTAATTGAGGAAAATATTTATACAGAAGGTATAGATTTAAGAAATAATTTAATATATATTGATCCAACGACTAATTTTTATGAGAAGAAAGATGTACCTCTTCTTAATCAAATCCAAAAAAGACTAATTGATAATAATAGCGTTGATTTTATAGTAAGTGAAAGGGATGATTCAATATTACTTTGTGAGCATTTTAATCAGAATAGTCAATTTGAATATTTAAGAAATAAAATTATAGAAATAATAAATTCTTGCGAGAATATTAAATATAGTGATATTGCTGTTTTATCTCCACAAACTAATTTAATTAAACCTTATCTAAGGTACATCTTTAATAATGAGTTAATTAATGGTGAAAAGATACCTTATTTTTTTATTGATGAGGATAATCATGACTCTTCAGGCATTTATGAATTTCTAATTGACATCATTGAAATAGCAAATGAGAAAATTACACTTGAAAAAATAGATTATATTCTTTCGAAAAAAGTAACTCAGAACATTTTTGATTTTAATATTACTGAGAAGGATGAAATTATTTTCTTACTTACCCAAGCGGGATTTCATTGGGGATTAGATGATAAAGAAAGATTAGGTGAAGAGAAAAATACTCTTGAGTGGTGTATTAATAGAATTACTTTAGGCTTAATTTATGACAAAGAAGTCAATCTAAGTACTTTTAATTTAAAACCATTTAGCTATAAAAATATAAGTTTGGATTTGAATAAATGGGTTAAAATATTAATTCATTTAAAAAAATATATTAATTTGATAAGGGGATCTTTTTCTTACAAAATTTGGGTTAAAAAGATAAAGTTTATATTAAAAAGTATTGCTGATTCTAATGAAAATTTTAATTTAGAAATAAGTGAAATAAATAGAATTCTTGATAATCACGAAATACCTTTAATACCTGATGATCTTATCTTGTTAAAAGTTTTTAGAGAAATATTAATTTCCTGCATAAATAAAGCTAAATATCAAAGCAAATCACGAGTTAACAAGATCCTAGTAAGTGATATTGAGAATTCAAGGCATATTCCTCATAAAGTTATCTTCCTAATAGACATGAATAGTGTAAATTATCCAAAATTACCTAAGAGTGAAAATATTAATTTATTAAAAAACAAATATCATTTGGGTGATCCATCTGTTTTTGATAGAGAGAAATATGCATTTCTGGAGTTGTTAATTGCCTGCAGAGATAAATTTATAGTTACTTGGGTAAAAAATGATAAAGATAATAAAAAATTAGATGTTTCTTTTCCTATAAAAGAGTTAATTTCTTTTTTTGATAGTTGCTTAAATCAAAGCCAAAGAGAACTAATAATTAAAGATTCTGATTTAAATAAAAATGAAATAATTGATCTTGATAAATCTAAGATTGTTAAAAGTAATTATTCTTTAATAGAAAATATAAATTGGAATGAAAAAAAATCTGATATTAAAAATTACAAATTATCAGAATTGATTTATTGGTTCAAGACTCCACAAAAATATTGGCTTAATAAAAATAATATTTCACCAAAGGAAATATTTATTCATCATCCAGACGAAGAGTATGTAAGCAATCTGCAAAAGTCGCAACTAATTACAAAAATAATCCAGCAATTAGAGATTGATAATCATAATATTATTGATGATTTAAATGAATTAAATATTTATGATCAATTGGCAGAAGATGGTATTATTATGCCCAAAAATAGTATTTTTACAAAAGCGAAAGAAATCAAAGACTTATTAAGAAGTCTATCTGCAAGTTTGAGTCAACATAATAAGATTAATAAAATCTATGTTAAGTCAAAAGCGAATAAAGAAGAATATTTAATCGCTGATGACACCGTAATTGAATTAATTAATGCGAAGTTAAGTTTAAGTCGTTTAACTGAGGCTTGGATAAAATTACTCTTTATTTCATCTTTAAAAAGGAATATAAAAAGGACTAAAGTAATTTTTAGAACAGAAAATAACTATAAATCGCAAATTATTCAATCACCTGGGGTAAAAGAGTCCAATTTAATTTTGCAGGAGTACATAAATATTTTTAAAAATTATTCTGAAAAATGTTTACCTCTTCCTCCAGAAAGTACTTATAAATATGTAGAAGCAAAAATAAAATCAAAAAATGAAAAAAAAGCTTTTACAGATAAATGGATTGGTAATAAAAATTTTTCTAAAGGAGAAAGAGATAATATCGAAATGAAAATGTGTTTTGGTAATGAAAAAGAACCAGATTTCTTTCTTGGAAATAGTAATTTTGATCAATTATCATATAGATTATATGGTCCTCTAATTAAAGCATTAAAGAAATAAAAAATGTCTAAATTTCAGTTAAAAAATTTTTTTAAAGCTGCTTATGATCTAATGCTTGTTTTTTTGCAGTTTTTTATTATTAGTCTTCATTTTTTTCAATGGCAATCTCTTACACAAAAACAAATAATTCAAGCAAGTCCTTTTTCTTATTTCCTGGGAATTTTAATTATCATAATCGCTTTCATAATAATGTTAGTCTCAATTAAAGACTTAGGTAGAAATTTATCCCCTTTCCCAAGACCTACTAAAAATAGCAATCTAGTTATTACAGGTATTTATAGATTTACGCGTCATCCTATGTACTATTCTTTAATATTTATTTCCATTGGAGTTTTTATAATAAAATTATCTATTTATAATCTATTTTTGACAATAAGCTTAGCTTTAATAATTAAATTAAAGATTGTCCTGGAAGAGAAATATTTAATGAATAAATTTAAGAATTACTTACTTTATAAAAATGAGGTTAAAGTTTAATTTAATAAAAGAATGGATATTAATCAAATTAAATTAGATAATAAGTTTAAATTAGTAGAAGCAAGTGCAGGAACTGGTAAAAGTTTTACTTTGGCTCACTTAGTTTTAAGAAATGTTTTGGAGAAAAAAGTTAAACCAGATGAGATACTCTTGCTTAGTTTTACAAAAAATACTTGTTCCGAATTAAGAGATAAAATACTCTCGAGATTTCATAATTTAAAATTATATTTACAAAGTCATAATGAAGGTAAGATAGATAATACTCTTAAGGATTGGTATCTAAATTTTAAGGATAAAGATAAATCAAAGGAAAAAATAATTTCCGAAATTGATAATTTTATAAATCAATTCTATAAATTAAAAGTAACTACGTTCCATGCTTTTTGTAATAATATTATTGATGAATATAGTATTGAAATAGGTATAACTCAAGATCCATATATTGATAATAATATTGATAATTTGTATAAAGATGTAATAGATAATTTGTGGATTGATGATTTTCTGAATCTTAATCAGGAACTTATTTCAGCAGTCAACAAAAAAAAAATAAGTTCTAGATTTGGAAGTAGTATCAATAAGTCATTTTTTGTAGAAATTTTAAAAAATATAGATCAAGAAAATATCTGTAAATTTCAAATAAATAATAAATATAAAATTATTGATTTAAATAATTATTTTAATGAATTTTTTTATTTAAACTGGAACGAGTTTTGTTTTGAATGGAATAAGAAAGGTGAGGAATTATTTTTACAGCTCATAGAGTTGGGAAAATTAATTAAGGAGAGTGGTGGAAAAAGTCAAATATATGCAGCAAAACCAAGAAATGATAAGTTTAATCAAATAAATTGTTGGATTGAAGAGATTAACAAAAGGCTTAATTCTAAAAATGTCGTTGATTTTATATATGATATTTCTAAGGATGATCTTCTATCTAAATATTTTTACATTGAAAATATATCTAAAGAAATTAATAAACATAATCTAAAATTAGATTTTACTAAATTTAATTTATTGCAAGATAAAATTTATAAAATAAAAGAAGGTTTTTTTAATGAATTTGTAAGAATATTTACCCAATTAGCTTATATAAAATTAATTGAATTAAAGAAAAGTTTTTCTATTTTCAACTTCAATGATCTTATAAAGACTGTAGAAAATACATTTGTAGATTCGGAAATTAGTAATAGTAATACTCTATCTAAAATTCAAAAAAGATTTAAATGTGCCTTAGTTGATGAGTTTCAAGATACAGATATTACTCAGTGGAATTTAATAAAAAAGTTCTTTAATACAAAAAATCATTTTTTACTTTGCGTAGGTGATCCGAAACAAGCTATTTATAAATTTAGAGGTGGAGATATTGAAACTTACTTAGATGCTAGATCTAATGCAATCGAAGTTTTTCGTCTTACAGATAACTATAGATCGTCAATAAAGTTAATCGATGTTCTTAATAAGCTTTATAAGAATGGACTTAAACAATCAAAACTAAACTATACTAAATTAACCTCAAAAATCAATGGAAATATTAAGCCTGAATTTAAATTTAAGGATGTATTTGAAATTGTAGAATTTTCAAAAAAAGAGACTGATATAGAGGATCTTGTAACTCATTATATAGTTAACTTTATTTTAAATAATAAAGAAATAGATATTAATAAAATTGCGATTCTTACATTAAATAATGCGCAATGCATAGATTTTAAAAAAAAATTAAATCAGTTTAACCTCCCATGCAAAATTCAAAATAAACAAAATATTTTTGATACAGAAGCAAGTTCTCTATTATTTTTATTCATTGAATGTTTATCAAATCCGAGGTCTTTAAAAAATATAACTTTGCTTGCTACTTCAAAGTTTATAGAAATAAAATTAGAAGATTTACTTGATCATGGAATTAGTAATAATTTAGAAATTTTAATTAATAAATGCATTACTTGGTCCCAAGAACTAAGAGAAAAAGGTTTTTTAAACATTGTTAATGAACTAATTATAAATTATAAGTCTTCCTCGATTATTCAAGATTCAGATTTAAATTCAAATTTATTTCAACTTTCAGAAATTGTTGAAATAGAATTAATGAATAATGATTTTGATCTCAATATAGTCTTCAACTGGTATAAAAATCAGTTAGATCATATTTTAAGAATTTCTACTGGAGAAGATTTTTTGACGAAAGATTATAATCTTCAAAATGGAATAAATCTTTCTACCATACATAGTAGTAAGGGCCTCGAATTTGAAGTAGTCTTATGTCCATATCTCTCAATTATTTCAAATAAGTCAAATAAAATTAAAGGACCTCTTTGGAAATCAAATATTGATAGAAATATATACGTTAATATTTCTAATAATTACGCGAAGGTTGAAAAATTTAAATTAATAGAAGAAGAAGATTTATTTAAAGAGAGTGAAAGGTTAATTTATGTAGCACTTACAAGGAGCAAATATAAACTTATTGTTTTTAATGATTTAGAGGATACAAATAATATTTTAAATAATGATTTACTTAATAATTTGGAAAATATCAATATTTATAAGTCTAATCCTGAAGTAAGGATAGAAAAAGAGAAAATAAAAGAGATTTTTTCTAAGTTCCAAACCACCCGATTGAATAATAACCTTTGGAAAATCGATAAAGCTAATAAAAAAATATCTAATGTTTTTAATTCTGATCAATTTATTTCTTATTCAAGTTATTCTTCTTGGATACGTAAAGATAAAAATATTGATCCAGTTATTAATCAATATAAGGATTATGAAGATAATATATCAATTATCAAAGATTCTAATTTTAAGAATTCAAAGAATTATCCTAATTATTTTTCTGATCCAAATCCCTTAAGTGAATTTCCAAAAGGAACTATTGCTGGTACTTGCCTGCACAAAATAATAGAAAGATTTGAATTTAGAAACGATAATAATCAAGAATTAATTGATTTAATTATTGAGGAATTGAACTTTCATCAAATCGATACTTCTTTGGCTTTTAATGTAAAAGATGCGATTTTAAGAATCATAAATATATCTTTAGGAAGAGAATTACAAAATAAGAAACTAGTTGATATTCCAAATGAATACTTAATTAAGGAACTCAAATATGATTTAACCCTATCTTATGAAGGTAGAAATATTAATTCTAATGATATATCAAATTGCTTTTTTTTAGATCAGGAATATGAATTTGGTGAAGAATATGCAAATAAAATAAATGATCTTCTAATAATGAATAAAGGCTTTCATTCAGGATGTATTGATTGTATTTTCCCTGTAGGAAATAAATTAGAAGATAGTAAATGGTGGGTAATTGATTGGAAAAGTAATTTGATTTCTGGTAGTGATAATAGTGATTGTTTACCAAGGAACTATAACTATGAAAACATGAGAAATGAAATGATTAAACATCATTATCCATTGCAATCTCATCTTTATTTATTAGCATTGCATAGATTATTAAAGTGGAGACTTAAAAATTATCAACCACATAAACATCTAGGAGGATATATTTATTTATTTTTAAAGGGATTGCCAGATTTTGAATTATTTGAAAAATCTAAGTCTGAAGATATATCTCCAGGTATTTTTATTAGTAAAGCACCTTTAAAAAGAATTAATTATTTAGATAACCTTTTTTAGAATGACTAAAACTACTACAGATATTCAAAAGTTCCAATACGATCATATATTTAATTTAATCTTAGGTATTTTCAAATTTAACGAAAAAAAATATGGAAATTTCGTAAAAGATGTAATAAGAATTTTATTAGAGTTTGAAAAAAATGGTGAAACTATTATTGATGTTGATAATAGTTTAATAATCTTTGAATTATTAGAAGATGGCTGGCCCAATAAACATATAGATGTTTTAAAAAATATAGATTTGATTGGTTCCCTTTATTCTCCATTCGTATTAGTAGATAGAAAATTATCCTTATCAAAATGGTCAAAAAAGATAGAAAGAGTTGTTAATTCCTTTCTAAAAAAAATAGATACCGATAATTTAATAAACTCAATAATTTATAAAAGTGATAATAAAATTGATCAAATTAAAAATATATTTAAATATTCAAACTTAGTTTTCCTTCAAGGAGGACCAGGTACAGGTAAAACCACTTTAATAATAAAGTTAATATTAGAACTCCTTCAAATTGATAACTTTTTAAATATTGGTTTGTCTGCTCCAACGGGTAAAGCTACAGCTCGTTTAAAAGAAGCTCTTAATGATAAAAAAAATATTTCCTCTAGCAAATTTTTAGACCAAATAGAATTTCAAACTTTACATAGATGGATTTTAAATTCTCAAAATAAATCTCTTAAGTTGAAATTTAAACTAAAAGAGCTTGATATTTTCATAATTGATGAAATGTCGATGGTTAATATCGATTTGATTGAATCAGTTTTAAATTTGCTAGCAAAGGACTGTAAAATTATTTTAGTTGGAGATAAAAATCAATTGTCTCCTATAAATAACTGTTCTATATGGAATTATTTGTTTGAATATTCCGATAATAGTTTAATTAAATCTTGTGTAGTAAATTTAGAAAAAACTTATAGAAATATTGGAGATATAGCATTAATTAGTAGTTTAATATTTAATAATGATTTTTCTTTACTTAATCAAAAGATAAAAAAATTAGAAAAAGATAATAATTCAAAAGAAATTACTATTTCAAAGAGTAGAAAAAAAGAAATTCCAAAAGATCTATTATTTTCGATTACAAGTCATCTAAAACAGTTAAATATTTCAACTTCAAATTTAAGTAAAAAAAAATATATATTTGATGAGAGTATTGATAATTTATTGCTTAATGAAAAAGATTTAGTAGATAAAATATTTCTGGATTTACAAAGTCACTTGATTTTATGCGAAAAAAATTCAGGAATATGGAGTGTTGAATATTTGAATGAAATTGTTTTTGGTCAAAAAAAACCCTATGATCTTAAAACTCTTAAAGAGGGTGTTCCAATAATGTGTACGAAAAATAATAATGAACTTGGATTGTCAAATGGGGATATCGGAGTACTTATAGGTTTAAAAAATAAAAGAAAATATCTTTTTAGAAAATTTAATGATAATAACGAAGAAATTGTCGCATTAATTGATCCATCTAATTTAGAAAATGTTGTACCAGCAATAGCCATTACTATTCATAAATCTCAAGGAAGTGAATCAGAAAAAGTAAATATTTTGTGGTCCCAAAATTATAGAAGGAATCAATATGCTGTAAAAGAAAAAAAAGATAATCAAAATATCTTTTGCAGAGATAATTTTGAAAGAAGGTTATTTTATACTGCTGTTACAAGAGCGAAAAAATCTTTAAATATATATTATTTAAATTAAATTTTATTTTTGAGAAATTAGTAATATCTTAACCCCAAGATGTTAGATTAATATTTCGGCTCTGTAAGGCTAATCAACAATTTAAGTAAATTTAGATATTTGTTGAGTGCCTAATCAGAAGATTATTAGGCATTTAAAATGGCTTTAAAAAAAGATAGTAACTCTCTTGGTAGTGAGCAGGAAAAGTCTCAGAATCAAGATTCTTCCCCACTAGAGTTAAAGAACTTAGATAATAAAAAAGAAATTGAATCTCAACTATTGGATGTAACGAAAGGAGATGATAATGAGAATGGATTTATCGATTTTGGGTTTAATCAATCGATCTTAAACTCATTAATAAATAAAGGATATAAAAATCCAACTCCCATCCAAAAAGCTGCAATTCCCGAACTAATGTTAGGCAGGGATTTACTGGGCCAAGCACAAACAGGAACAGGAAAGACTGCAGCTTTCGCATTACCATTAATAGAAAAACTTACAGATAATAAAGAATTAAATGCCAAGGTTTTAGTTATGACTCCTACAAGAGAATTAGCTACTCAAGTGGCAGAATCTTTTAAAAGTTATAGTTCTGAATCTAGTAATTTTAAGACGGTTGCAATATATGGAGGTACCGACTATCGAAATCAAATTTCTGCATTAAAAAGAAAAGTTGACGTAGTAGTTGGTACCCCAGGCCGAATAATGGATCATATAAGGCAGGGGACTTTTAAAATTAAAGATATAAATTGTCTTGTGTTAGATGAGGCAGATGAAATGTTAAATATGGGTTTTCTTGAAGATATTGAATGGATAATAGATCAACTTCCTGAAAATAAGCAGATGGTATTGTTTTCAGCAACTATGCCTAGTGAGATAAGAAATATAGCAAAAAAATATTTAAATGATCCCGCCGAAATATTAATCAAAAGTGTAAAAAAAGAAACTCAATTAATTTCGCAAAAATTTCTATATGTACAAAGGCATCATAAGCTAGATGCTTTAAAAAGAATACTAGAACTTAATAACGAGGGAGTAATTATTTTTGTAAGGACAAAACTACTTACCACTTCAATAGCTGAAGCTTTAGAGAATTCAGGACATACTGTGGCAGTACTTAATGGAGATATACCGCAAAATCAAAGAGAAAATACTGTAGATAGATTGAAAAAAGGATTTATTAATATCCTTGTTGCAACTGATGTCGCAGCTAGAGGATTAGATGTTGAGAGGATAAAACTTGTCGTTAATTACGATTTTCCTTTTGATAAGGAAACATATACTCATAGAATTGGAAGAACTGGAAGGGCAGGCAGATCAGGAGAAGCAATTTTATTTGTTAATCAAAGAGAAAAACATTTTCTAAGAAACTTAGAAAACTCAACAAGAACCAAGATTGAAGAAATTAATATACCAAGTAATAAAATAATAAATGAAAAAAGGATGGAGAAACTTATAGATAGTGTTAATGAGAGTTCTTTAGCTAAAGATGAAAATGAAGAAAATAAAGCTTTGATTATTGATTTACTAGATAATTTAAAAGAAAAATACTCTATGGATGACTCAAATATTGCAATGGCGGCGATTAATTTAGTAATAGGTAATAAATCATTTTTTGTTAATGAAGATGATTCTTGGATTAATAAACAAAATAATACTGATCGAAATAGATCAAATAGAAATAGTAATAATCGTATGAGAAATTCAAATAGAAGAAATAATTATCAAAATGATTCTTTTGAAACCTACAAATTTAACTTTGGTAAATTTGATGGAGTTAGAGTTGCAAATATTATATCCTCAATTTGTAATTCAACTAATATAAATGGTAGATCCATAGGTAAGATACAGATTTTTAATGATTACAGTTTGGTAGATTTACCCAGAGATCTGCATAGAGAAACTAAAAATAAATTAAAAAAAATTAAAGTCAGAAACTAGTGATAGATAATGAAAGCTAGCAAATATAATTTCTTTATTTTTGTCAATCTGATAATACTATTCAACTCCTTTAATAGTTATTATTTAGCTCAAACGAAACAAAATTCAATCATAAAATTATTTTGTCTTCAGAGTGTCAAAGAGGAGATGATGAAAGCAGAAATGGTTTATAGTGAAGAAATTGCAAACGAAACTTGTGATTGTTACTACGAAGAATTTATGCAAACTGCAAGTCATCAAGATGCAAAAACAAAATGTCAATTAGAAACTAAAGAAAATTTAAATCATAATAAAAGAATTTAATTGTAAATTTAATGAAGTCTAAGAACAATCAAAATCCAATAATTAGACTTTATTTAAATCTGATTGAGGAGAGAAGGGTACTATTTTTTGCTTTTCTTAGTTCCATAATTAATAAAATATTAGATTTAGCTCCCCCTGTAATAATTGGTCTTGCAGTGGATATCGTTGTTAAGGAGCAGAATTCATGGATTGCTGGTTTTGGAATAAAAGAGGTTCCAGCACAATTGATTTTTCTTGCATTTGCTTCAGGAATAGTTTGGTCTGGTGAATCATCCTTTGAATATTTATATTCGATTTTATGGAGAAATTTGGCTCAGCTATCGCAACATAAATTAAGAATAAAAGCTTATGAGCATATCCAGGAATTAGATATGGATTTTTTTGAAAATGATAATACTGGAAGGCTATTATCTATTTTGAATGATGATATAAATCAACTCGAGAGATTTCTAGACCAAGGGGCTAATCAGATTATTCAGTTATTTATAACTGTCTTAATAATTGGGGGCACTATGATTTTTGTCGCTCCAAAAATCGCTTTATTTGCCTTCTTTCCTATTCCAATTATATTTTTAGGATCAATTAAGTTTCAAAGGAAGCTTGCTCCAAAATACAGAGATGTTAGAAATAAAGCTGGATTGTTGGCATCAAGGCTTAATAACAATTTAAGTGGAATTCTAACCATAAAAAGTTTTACTAAAGAAAAATGGGAACTAAATAGATTAAATAAAGAAAGTCTCG
The Prochlorococcus marinus str. GP2 genome window above contains:
- a CDS encoding AAA family ATPase, giving the protein MTKTTTDIQKFQYDHIFNLILGIFKFNEKKYGNFVKDVIRILLEFEKNGETIIDVDNSLIIFELLEDGWPNKHIDVLKNIDLIGSLYSPFVLVDRKLSLSKWSKKIERVVNSFLKKIDTDNLINSIIYKSDNKIDQIKNIFKYSNLVFLQGGPGTGKTTLIIKLILELLQIDNFLNIGLSAPTGKATARLKEALNDKKNISSSKFLDQIEFQTLHRWILNSQNKSLKLKFKLKELDIFIIDEMSMVNIDLIESVLNLLAKDCKIILVGDKNQLSPINNCSIWNYLFEYSDNSLIKSCVVNLEKTYRNIGDIALISSLIFNNDFSLLNQKIKKLEKDNNSKEITISKSRKKEIPKDLLFSITSHLKQLNISTSNLSKKKYIFDESIDNLLLNEKDLVDKIFLDLQSHLILCEKNSGIWSVEYLNEIVFGQKKPYDLKTLKEGVPIMCTKNNNELGLSNGDIGVLIGLKNKRKYLFRKFNDNNEEIVALIDPSNLENVVPAIAITIHKSQGSESEKVNILWSQNYRRNQYAVKEKKDNQNIFCRDNFERRLFYTAVTRAKKSLNIYYLN
- a CDS encoding DEAD/DEAH box helicase, which produces MALKKDSNSLGSEQEKSQNQDSSPLELKNLDNKKEIESQLLDVTKGDDNENGFIDFGFNQSILNSLINKGYKNPTPIQKAAIPELMLGRDLLGQAQTGTGKTAAFALPLIEKLTDNKELNAKVLVMTPTRELATQVAESFKSYSSESSNFKTVAIYGGTDYRNQISALKRKVDVVVGTPGRIMDHIRQGTFKIKDINCLVLDEADEMLNMGFLEDIEWIIDQLPENKQMVLFSATMPSEIRNIAKKYLNDPAEILIKSVKKETQLISQKFLYVQRHHKLDALKRILELNNEGVIIFVRTKLLTTSIAEALENSGHTVAVLNGDIPQNQRENTVDRLKKGFINILVATDVAARGLDVERIKLVVNYDFPFDKETYTHRIGRTGRAGRSGEAILFVNQREKHFLRNLENSTRTKIEEINIPSNKIINEKRMEKLIDSVNESSLAKDENEENKALIIDLLDNLKEKYSMDDSNIAMAAINLVIGNKSFFVNEDDSWINKQNNTDRNRSNRNSNNRMRNSNRRNNYQNDSFETYKFNFGKFDGVRVANIISSICNSTNINGRSIGKIQIFNDYSLVDLPRDLHRETKNKLKKIKVRN